AGCCGCTCTTTTGTAGTATTCAGCGCCTTTTTGCAAAGGAAATCCCGCCATGGTAAGATAGACACTCGACAGCAGTGACTTGACGGCACCCAAGGAGACACGTCCGGTGGCATCGGTGTAGGGCAATCCCGACGCTTCAGCCTCGATCAAGTCTGCGACGATCACTTTATATACTTCTTCCTGTGATACCTGCGCAGGGTACAAATCGGGCGATTTCAAATCAACCGGCTCCGTAATGAGCGAAATATTACCGAAAATGCGCACCAAGTCATAGTAATACAACGCCCGCAGGAATCGGGCTTCGCCCAAATAACGCTTCTTGGCGGCTTCGTTCATCGAAATGCCCGGTATTTTCGCAATCGCCAGATTGGCATTGGCAATGCCGCGGTAATGGCTGGTCCAGTACGTAGCGCCGTAGCCATTGTCCGAGTTATTGACCAGATTACGCACAAAAATACTGTTCTGCGCCTGCCCCAATTCGGTATTGGCCAAGCCGGTGGCAAATTCGAGCATCATCCAGGGCGCTCCGTTGAAACCACCACCCAGTACGTTTCGAAGGTTTTCGTAGATGGAGTTCACCACACTTTCGGCATGTTCAGGCTTGGTGAAATAATTTTCCATCGTAAAATTGGAGCGGTCGGGCTCTTCCAAAAAGTCCGAACAACTTACGCCGCATAAAAGCAATGTTCCGCTGACCAGCAGCTGAGTAAAATATTTTATCGTGTGTTTCATTTGAAAATGCATTAATAAGTACACAACTGTTACAATCCGATGTTCAATCCAACCATGAAAACCCGTGGTTTGGGATAAGCATACAAATCCACTCCCTGATCAAAGGCCGAACCGGAAGTGGATACTTCGGGATCATAGCCCTGAAACTTGGTACGCAGGAAGAAATTTTGCACCGAAATAAAGGCTCTCAAACGATTGAGGTGGATTTTCTCAATCATTTTCGGTGAGAATTTATACGACAGAAGGATGTTTCTTCCTCTCAGGAAAGAGCCGTCCTGTACGCGGTCGGTATCGTTGTTGGTATTATACCCGGCTGAAACAGGGCGCAATTCGGCAATATTGGTATTCTGATTGGTAGGAGTCCACGCGTTCAAAACGGTCTTGAAACTGTTGGCGATTCCCTGACGGTCTTCCGCCGAGTGCTTGCTTCTGAACAATACGTCGTTGCCGTACATAAATTGCAGGTCAACCATCAACTCCAGGTTTTTATGCGACAAGGTGTTGATAAACGTACCGAAACCATCCGGAATACCTTTCCCGATCACTACCCGATCGTTGTCGTTGATACGGCCGTCGTTGTTTACATCCTGATATTTGATATCCCCCGGTTTCTTCAGGTACTTGGCCGCTTCCGATTCCTCGGCCTGACTCCACGTGCCTTGGTGTACAAACCCAAAAAATGACCCTACCGGCTCGCCTTCGCGAATAATGGTCGAGCCGCTGAAAATATCCGCACCTCCCGTCAGAGCAATGACCCTGTTTCGGTTGAAGGAAATATTAAAGGTAGAATTCCACGAAAAATTAGAAGTAGCTACGTTGACCGTATTAAGGCCTAATTCTACCCCACGGTTTTCCATGCTTCCGATGTTTTGACTCACCGTCGTAAAACCGCTGCTTGAAGGTACGGGGGCGCTCAGTAGCATATCGGTTGTGAGTTTGCGGTAGATATCCGCTTCCAGCATAACGCGATTGTTAAACAGCCCCACTTCTAGGCCGGCATCCACCTGCGCCGTTTTTTCCCAACGTAAGTCAGGATTGGCGAGGCGGTTCACCCCGATACCGATCTGGCGGGCGTTGTTGAAAATCACCGAGTAATTGCCCAATCCGGCCAAGGCCTGATAGGCCGTAATTTCCGAGTTGCCCGTTACGCCGTAGCTGGTACGGACTTTAAGGTTGGAGATAAAGGGTACATTTTGCATAAACTCCTCTTCGATCACCCTCCATGCCAGGGCTGCCGAAGGAAATACCGCGTAGCGATTGGCCGAACCAAACTTCGACGAACCGTCGATACGCCCCGTCACCGTGAGTAAGTACTTGTCTTTGAGGCCGTAGTTGATACGTCCAAAATATGAATTTAAACCGTAGGCACTCGTTCCGGAGGTAGGCGCAAGCGCCACGGCCCCCGCCCCGAGGTTGTTGAATTGAAAGTAGTCATCCTGAAAACGCTGCGCCCTGGCTACAAAATTAAACCGATCTACATGCTGCCACGCCAAGCCCAATAAGGCATTGACCGAGTGAATACTGTTGATTTTGGTATTGTAGGTCAGGTAATTTTCAAACTGCCACGAATTATGACGGTCGCCGGTGATGGAAGCATCGCCGCCCTGGTTGCGGGAAATATAGTTCAGCGTGCGGCCGCCGTAATAATCAATGCGTTGATTGATGATGTTGGTCCCCAGTGTAGTGCGCAGTTCAAGCCCCTTGGCCAGTGAGATATTGCTGTAAATATTTCCCAACATGGTCTGGGTTTTGAGGTAATACAGACGCTCGGTGGCTACGTGGATCGGGTTGCCGCCACCTTCCATGCCCGGATAGTCTTCATTACCGCCCCAACGGCCGTCGGGATATTTGACCGGAATGATCGGGAGCGCTTCCAGTACCTGCCGCATGGCAATGATTCCACCGTTGCCGAGCGGATCGACCTGACTTTCGCTCTGATCATTATAACTGAGCGATCCGCCCACTTTAATCCATTTTTTGATCTGACTGTCCATCACAAAACGGGCCGAGTAGCGCTTCAGCCACGATTCTTTCATAAGACCGTCTTCGTTGCGATACC
Above is a window of Runella slithyformis DSM 19594 DNA encoding:
- a CDS encoding TonB-dependent receptor; its protein translation is MKKKVRFKPLVYHLMKISLIQCVLAVVFAGVSLAHEALAQEILSRRVTINVENQDVRKALSAIEKQVKIRFAYRPVTVPADRKITFSASNEPLAEVLGKLMRPLHLKYEIIGNQIILTPEKEVKPEASSAPLPAPNVPAFQMARKVSGIVTDESNAGLPGVSVVLKGTQRGTNTNSEGKFDIEVPDDKAVLVFSFLGYFTQEIAVGSQTQLNVSLKVDTKSLEEVIVVGYGVQRKSDLTGAVATVKGETLQERPSASLNQALGGRLTGVNVSVNSGRPGGRANIRIRGNTSVSVANNPLYVIDGVILNATDLANGSTPIDYINPNDIASIEVLKDASATAIYGARGANGVILVTTKRGSQDGGRINYDSDFSVGVLPRKIPLLNSEEFLRTEEIAYQNAKKYDPVGWAGGKYVNPVTKRTNPLLFDASGKPLYNTDWQDESFQRAFTQNHQLSFSGGNSKDNFGLYLGYRNEDGLMKESWLKRYSARFVMDSQIKKWIKVGGSLSYNDQSESQVDPLGNGGIIAMRQVLEALPIIPVKYPDGRWGGNEDYPGMEGGGNPIHVATERLYYLKTQTMLGNIYSNISLAKGLELRTTLGTNIINQRIDYYGGRTLNYISRNQGGDASITGDRHNSWQFENYLTYNTKINSIHSVNALLGLAWQHVDRFNFVARAQRFQDDYFQFNNLGAGAVALAPTSGTSAYGLNSYFGRINYGLKDKYLLTVTGRIDGSSKFGSANRYAVFPSAALAWRVIEEEFMQNVPFISNLKVRTSYGVTGNSEITAYQALAGLGNYSVIFNNARQIGIGVNRLANPDLRWEKTAQVDAGLEVGLFNNRVMLEADIYRKLTTDMLLSAPVPSSSGFTTVSQNIGSMENRGVELGLNTVNVATSNFSWNSTFNISFNRNRVIALTGGADIFSGSTIIREGEPVGSFFGFVHQGTWSQAEESEAAKYLKKPGDIKYQDVNNDGRINDNDRVVIGKGIPDGFGTFINTLSHKNLELMVDLQFMYGNDVLFRSKHSAEDRQGIANSFKTVLNAWTPTNQNTNIAELRPVSAGYNTNNDTDRVQDGSFLRGRNILLSYKFSPKMIEKIHLNRLRAFISVQNFFLRTKFQGYDPEVSTSGSAFDQGVDLYAYPKPRVFMVGLNIGL